Proteins from a single region of Neodiprion virginianus isolate iyNeoVirg1 chromosome 4, iyNeoVirg1.1, whole genome shotgun sequence:
- the LOC124303559 gene encoding uncharacterized protein LOC124303559 isoform X1, with the protein MASAMLRRIAGTIFYECNLLKPRKLSTPIGWRTLANVSNKSKDYNNEEQYEEPLRFTGSKADTWIAMKSRTGKISDEPWYQMYVVIASTAAFLIYFGILREESDIDRHFDLTLYDHIEGLEEVQLRAVLKFNRERNLDTKEIEARLREIEKQKMDK; encoded by the exons ATGGCGTCTGCTATGCTGCGCAGAATTGCTGGAACAATTTTCTACGAATGTAATTTATTAAAGCCAAG AAAACTATCGACACCGATAGGTTGGAGAACCTTGGCCAacgtttcaaataaatcaaaGGATTACAACAATGAGGAACAATATGAAGAGCCATTGCGATTCACCGGTAGTAAGGCTGATACTTGGATAGCTATGAAATCAAGAACTGGAAAAATATCGGATGAACCTTGGTACCAAATGTACGTTGTGATTGCGAGCACAGCTGCGTTTCTTATATATTTCGGCATTCTAAGAGAAGAAAGCGACATCGATAGACACTTTGATTTAACGCTTTATGATCACATAGAGGGTCTAGAAGAAGTTCAATTAAGAGCTGTCCTAAAGTTTAATCGGGAACGTAATCTTGATACAAAAGAAATAGAGGCGAGATTGAGGGaaatcgaaaaacaaaaaatggacAAATAG